AATCCAAAATCAGGTCGTTGATGTGACCAAGCTCTGCCTTTATTTTGTCTTGTAAGATTCCATTTCTAATGGAAGAAGATTTAAAAAACTTCACTACCTTTCGAACACTGTCGATAATctgatcaattttatttacttcCACAAAATTTTCTTCGTCGGTTCTGAATATCTCAACATCCAAATCATTAAAGAGATCTTCACCCTCGACATCATTTATTTCCACTTCACACTCAGTATTAAATGTTTTTgcccttttaaatgtttttcgaATTCTAGATGCTCGTCGAGGAGAAAATGTTGAATCTCGCAATAATTTGGCAGTGTCTGATTTTCCCGAAGCACGAAGACTCATTTGTGTTGCTAATTTCAGTTCTTCAGAGTTGCGTGATTCcactaacttttttattttggatCTCTTTGATTTTAGACTACTTTGTGAAAAAGACTTAACAGGACGTCCGATACTTCcagatataataattttttcttgAAGCCATCCAGAATTATTACTTAAGAAACGCTTCGCATGACTCTGGCTTTTTAGCCATCTTTTCATTAAAATCATGGtaaagtttttaattattttgtcaatttttttacttataatatctGGAAATTTACGCCAGTTAAACTTATCCCTTATAAAATACCTCGATGTAGCTTTATacgcatttattcaacgatgtGCCGACAGTAAACATTTGTATAATTAGCTATTTTGGAAATTAATTGATTAttcataaaatgtacataaaaatttaataaagttataaaaattttatatttttaacacattttttcaGTGTGAGATTTGAAATGTTTCTGAAAGTTAGATTGGCTAGCAaaagatttaaaacaaatatcgcATTTGTACGGCTTTTCTCCGGAATGTGATCTTTTATGTACCGCTATGTAAGATTTCAtagcaaatgatttaaaacaaatgtcacatttgtatggcttttctccAGTATGAGTTCTTTTGTGTTTTATAAGGTGCTGTTTTTGAGCAAATGTCTTTGggcaaatgttacatttgtgcgGTTTTACATCAAGATGATATAACTTATGTGAAGCAAGGTCAGATTTCCTAGTAAatgatttaaagcaaatatcacatttatgcaGCTTTTCTGCAGTATGCTCCCTTACATGTCTCATCAAATTAGATCTTTCAACAAAATCTTTTGAACATAAATCACATTTAAAAGGCCTTTCCCCACTATGAGTTCTTTCATGCTTTGTAAGCAGACATTTTTGAGtatacgattttaaacaaatattgcaTTTGTATAGGCCTTCGCTACTGTGAGATCTTTCATGATTTGTAAGCTGAGTTTTcgaaatatatgattttaagcaagtattacatttgtacggcttttccccagtatgcACACGTTCATGTATCGTAAGGTCATATTTAGCGATAAATCCTTTTgaacaaatctcacatttgtaAGGTTTTTCTTGAAcgtgaatttgtaattcatgTTTGAAAAGTTGATATTTTCGTGTGAAAGATTTTTTGCAAATACTACAATAATGTGGCTTTTCTTTAGTATGAGAAACCATATGGCTCACAATGTCATTTGGTGCATGTTCGAAATTAATTTCATGGCTTGATTCAGAATTCGAGAGACACTTATTATAATTGGAAGTTGTCGGTAAAATAGATCCAATATtgtcattatttttcattttgaaatcgCTTCTAGTTACTTGTCCTTCAcacatctataaaataaaaacaaggttgtataatattaaatgtgtataatatatttttatttttagtgaaCTCACTTTTTCAATAGGACAAAAGTTTTGCTTAGATTCAATCTGTTCCAAGGAACTCGATTCCTGTTTATATAAATCATCATTTATCGGATCATCACAATCGGATGCTGGCAATTCATATTCTGTCTTTACCTGCAAACAAAAAGGTAGCAATGACACTAATTAATGACAAAACAAAAAGTAGTGTTTTCGTATAAGTATCACATTTGTACGTTTTTTTCCTTCGTATGAAAAGGCTACTGTttttacttaatatttttttttggtgaACTCACATTTTCAATAGAACACAAGTTTTGCTTAGATTCAATCCATCTGACTGCACTCAATTCCTGTTTATATGAATTATCATTGACAGGATATTTACAACCAGTTACTGGCAATTCATATTCTGTTTTAATCTGCAACTGACAAATGAGAAAAATCAATGACGAAGCCAAAGGTAGTGTTTTTGTACAAACATAATATTGTATGGCTTTCCACTAGTATGAACATATTCATGTGTGAAAAGGCTAAAGCAAATGACATTAAACAGAGACCACATGTGATTGGTATTTTCACTACAATGAGATCATTAATGGTTACTTTTTGGAGCAAATGATTTCGAACAATGTTCATATTCGAATTGTATTACATTTTCGTTTAatctataattttaaatgagtatactatttttagtgtttttttattgataaactCACATTTTCAATCAAAGACAAGTTTTGCTTCGATTCTTTCCATTCAGAGGTACTCGGTTcctgtttatataaattatcattgACAGGATAATTACATCCTGTTGCTGGCAATTCATATTCTATCTTAACCTGCAACTGAAAAAGTAGCAACAAGACTAATTAATGACAAAGCAAAAGGTCGTGGTTCtgattaaatattacatttgtaagGCTTTCCGACAGTATGAAATTTATGAGGTGTGAAAAGTCTCTAGTTTAAGACAAATGACATTAACCAGACATTTGTACGACATTTTCACTAGAATGAAATCttttatgattttgaacaaTGTTCTTATTCgaatattgtattacattttcTTGGTGCAGTGGTAATGTAGACTCGCTGTCCGATGTATgttcgaatttaatttcatgGCTTAATTCAGAATCTGAGAGATATTCCTTATAAATGGAATCTGTTGGTAAGGAAGTTTCAATGTCGTCAGTATTTTCCATTTTGAAATCACTTGATGGAACATTACCTACGCAcgtctgtaaaataaataaataaatagaatgttgtatatttttaaatgtgtgtaatattttgtgtttttttttagtgataaattcacatttttaatGGGACAGATGTTTTGTTTTGATTCACTCCATTTGAAGGCACTCGATTTATCATTTTGTTCATGTATATCATCATTGACAGGAGA
This genomic interval from Arctopsyche grandis isolate Sample6627 chromosome 8, ASM5162203v2, whole genome shotgun sequence contains the following:
- the LOC143915905 gene encoding uncharacterized protein LOC143915905, with protein sequence MEARLCLCPAPAESSSTGFHDNPLPLVQRIPSCCQLRVKKEDELSATICPGANPPATGCNSPVNDDIHEQNDKSSAFKWSESKQNICPIKNTCVGNVPSSDFKMENTDDIETSLPTDSIYKEYLSDSELSHEIKFEHTSDSESTLPLHQENLQVKIEYELPATGCNYPVNDNLYKQEPSTSEWKESKQNLSLIENIKTEYELPVTGCKYPVNDNSYKQELSAVRWIESKQNLCSIENVKTEYELPASDCDDPINDDLYKQESSSLEQIESKQNFCPIEKMCEGQVTRSDFKMKNNDNIGSILPTTSNYNKCLSNSESSHEINFEHAPNDIVSHMVSHTKEKPHYCSICKKSFTRKYQLFKHELQIHVQEKPYKCEICSKGFIAKYDLTIHERVHTGEKPYKCNTCLKSYISKTQLTNHERSHSSEGLYKCNICLKSYTQKCLLTKHERTHSGERPFKCDLCSKDFVERSNLMRHVREHTAEKLHKCDICFKSFTRKSDLASHKLYHLDVKPHKCNICPKTFAQKQHLIKHKRTHTGEKPYKCDICFKSFAMKSYIAVHKRSHSGEKPYKCDICFKSFASQSNFQKHFKSHTEKMC